CAGCTCGAGAGGGGATGACACATTTGCCATAAGAACTCTAGACTTCGAAGTGAGCGGGTTGAAGCTCCTCTGAGTCCTGAAATCCCGACCAGAGGGGTGAGAAAACACTAGCTACCAAAAAATATAATCACTCAGTCAGCAGATAGCAGCCGAGACTCCAGAGTCGTCCAGAGGAAAGGCCAAGAGTCAAGTTAGTTGAGTTTGTGAAGAttgacatttgtttttttttgttttttattaacataaaacgtCATTTAACTTGATGTATTTATTGAGCTCAGCATCCTAATTTGGCAAAACACGCCCACATGGCCTTTATTACATCATCAGTAACAAAAAGCTGTTTTGAAAACATTCAtcttgataaaaaaaatatatgtgcaAGACCAGAGACATTCAGGACTTCATTTTTAAGGTTTCACGTTGTCTCAACAgcctgtgtgtgtttgcattccTCGCTCAGATATAGGGAAACACCTATAGAGTCATAACCATAATAACAGTCTAGCCAGCTGTTTATTAAACTACACATATATCATTTACAGAAAGAGTAGATATGAATTGCCAGGCCCTGACAGGTGTCAGCATGCCCGAAACAAGCTCAGATCTCAACATAAACCGCATCACCGCCTGTGTTTGTGCAACACTTAACAAGACTGACAGTTGTCGTAAAGTCAAAAAATTACAGGTGTTGGCGCAACAAAATTACATCATTTCTGGGGCCTGTTTCAATAAGGAGGTTCAACCAACTCTGAGTTTAAACTTGAACTCTGAGTTGACTTACTCCGAGATAGGAAACTCTAAGTTTTCGGTTAGagaacagctgatctgagttAGTTCAATCGACTCTGAGTAGGTTGACTCTCAGTTAAGCGCgtgcacagccacaatgaaaagCCACCATCAATGGAGCTCAGATATTACGATTTACCATGGCGAAAGCATGTAAAAAAGAGGTCTAAATCCTTTTAACAtccttttatattttaaagaaaagtgttgtttttggaAATTGCTACTCTAGTAAATGCgtacatttaatttttcatcaCAGTTAAAATATCAGAAGTAAATAAACTGAGGATTGTACGTTattatattcattttaatgCAGATGCAATCCCATGGACAAAAATATGACAGCAGCTCatctaaaaatgaaattaagcATAATACTTTGGCATATAAGGCTACgaactttacaaatgtttttcatgaataaaacagaaattcgccgagccgggattcgaactcaGATTGCCAACAGTATGTCTGCCCTAACCACTGCACACAGCACTACCCACTAGACCAGCGATAACGACGAGTAGATACATAAGAAATGACAAGGCAACAGTTTAGATGTAAATGCATGGACACAAAGACTGATATTAGTGACGTAAGGATATTTGTATTTctaaaatgactgcaaaaaaataaaaaattcagcTCACATAAATGCAAGTGGATATGACAAAAATCCACTCAAGGTCTAAAAATCCTCTTGCAACATTAATGTTAATTCCTACAAATAAATGCAGCATTATTATCTACAGGATCCTCTGTAAAAGCACTTAAAATTTTAGTCACTTAGACGTCTTTGCACCAAAGTATATCAAATTGGCTTTACTAGTCATCTCAATATActgtttaatttttgttttgtttaaatttaagtgtaacttataaaatacataaagcACTAAGGTAAAATGATTTGCACTGGTTATTTGATTAAAGACAGCTAAAAACaaattttacagtgtacgtaATAAAATGTGCGCAATGAATGAATGTACTAAAGCAACTAAAAAGATTAAACACTGCTACTCCTTTAAAAATGGGGAGGAGACCACAAGAAACTCTGAGTTTACAGGTTAAAACCTGCTCCTGACCAGGTTAGGTTTAGAGAGTAAGTTACTCCGAAAACAGACTCTGAGTATAAGTTACCTCTCCTTCTGAAACAGGCTTGACTTACCCTGCTGTCTTAGGTTTAACCTACCTCTCATTTTGAAATGgaaaactcagagtttcccTTATTTCAGGGTTAACAAACTCAGAGTTTGCACTTAACCCaaggggtccaaaaacgcgtagacgcgttttgacgtgttttctcctaatcatagcagaatcaacttaaaatactccatcattaataatcatacacttatgtgtttgacatcatttgaatctgtgaagggtcctctttaatatgtgtacattcacaataacaatagatctttgtgtttttgtcaaataataaacagggtgcgcattcagacatttctgtctccgtcagctgtctctcaaatcacgttacaaaaatcatttgaaactctgcgaatactcgtcacacaaacatgatacacatatccaaaggaagcctgaaatgtctacttttaaacaagctaattataatcaaaaacaaatattgactgtttatataatctgcattgaagtaaagagagtactgTTTTACCTGGCTGACTTCATTATCTTTAATTCGGTCACGCCCACAGGCGGTACCgctgttgacatggtaatgaggagcagctcaaacattaagaagtaaagtttgatttaagttcagatttaaagactttaccgcatgtttggattataaactttatacacacacgtgaggaatatcttcctttatgtCTGGACATTAAGGAAGAGAAGCGCTTATCTTTAACAttacctaagaagaagaacaatgaaggacgcactggaggaggatatattcctgaagaaactgtaagtcatttgtcttcatttatatttgctatcatgttgtaatatgcttatggcttgtgcagttcagcctacataagcgacctcagcagactgcacgcttcggattgaaaaactttcgcattgtttacaaacgaggatgcgtgatcacgtaatggcggatttcattgttacatgctgtacagtgttagacacagttattcactttcgtatcctttatggcaactttgagtaatgctgcactgcgggatctgctgtaatatgatattgtttacatgcaacgcatTCCATACATTGTACTTTACACGCGACACCGTTTTATTatgagcgccgcgttgtttCCACGGAGACGCGAGCTCGTGCACATGGACGCCAtatgcgatgtgtttttaaagttcatactcgcttacagaaacgcgtttaaaggaatagtctactcattttcaattttaaaatatgttattaccttaactaagaagagttgatacatccctctatcatcttagtgcgtgcacgtaagcgctggggcgcgctgcgacacttcgatagcatttagcttagccccattcattcaatggtaccactcagagataaagttagaagtgaccaaacacatcaacgtttttcctatttaagacgagtagttatacaagcaagtttggtggtacaaaataaaacgtagcgcttttctaagcggattttaaagaggaactatattgtatggcggaacatcacttttgggagtacttcgactcgccgaaaaaatccgctccccttctccctcttataatgggagagggagagtgttactgcgccgagtcgaagtaccaaaagtgctgttccgccatacaatatagttcctcttttaaatccgcttagaaaagcgctacgttttattttgtaccaccaaacgtgctcgtataactactcgtcttaaataggaaaaatgttgatgtgtttggtcacttctaactttatctctgagtggtaccattgaatgaatggggctaagctaaatgctatcgaagtgtcgcagcgcgccccagcgcttacgtgcacgcactaagatgacagagggatgtatcaactcttcttagttaaggtaataacatattttaatattgaaaaagggtagactattcctttaaaacagaagctagacgataaggggatggtcatctgaaaacagctttttatataactaatcactgcagatgtttatctgagatgatctgaatttagtttatgtacatgatagtttatctggatgtagtgctatcatttacccatcagttatgtatgtaagggtatttctgtggacaatttatgctaacagctgttcataactctcttacaggtctgcatccctctcatcagtacaaaactatgaagtggaaaaacatattcacactttttggacataaagttatatggtaacacgagccacatgaagtttacagctctgttgtttatcagtttcttatacaatttaagttttttaatagggtttgtttccaaataaactgaaaatgtcctactgaccttcatttctattttgattatattgttaacttcttaataaacctcaaacaaacatgtatacatttgtcctcacattctttactgtagttccctctcacattactgcctcattatgcagctcattatgcgagcctttgtttgctagctgtcaatcaatccttctcgcatatggcccctctaaacaaaaagtgtcttacaatttctaaatcaatatattggtttatgtgaatgagtaggcaggatgGTTTTCAcgtcattttaaagaaaaaactctagactactagattctctttagaaaagtcttgttaaaacatgtttagtatggtttttgtggacttatatcagtgacttaaaaattttgcttttttaaaaaccatgcataaaAAAATTTCTCTCAAAAGTAcgaacatgtacatacatgtagctcatataatattttagcccagtttgtgctgaacacagtggtatgagacacttgccattattatgttttgaagcaactgaaaaaaagaccaaatgtaagagcatgtcagaacctctgacagtgtcccaaaatggtcggaccccagagggttaaccaCCTTTCTGAAACGGGCCCCTGATCTCTAGgtgaaatattataatattttgaaaacagtaggtggtgttttaaaaacattgtgtGTGTAAGACATCTTGGTTGTGTGGGGGATGTCACGTGACGTGTATCGATACTAACCGCTGTGGAAAGTCTGGACGCGAGAGTCATCTCCAGGTTTCCTTTTAAACCCAAGAGAGCAGGAACCAGGATGAAGATCTCAGTGATGTTCTTAAATGCTTCCCAATGCTGAGAAGTAAAGGAGATATGACAGAATGTAAGCAGTGCTTATTCCTGAAAAAACCCAACTTGTTGATGTCTCCATGGGTGGCTGCTTACTGTATCCAATCAAAGCAGCCCACCTCcaagtttttattttgtgatgCCGCCTAAATTATATGTATCATATCCCACCTTTACTAAAAGTCTGTGGATCCATGCGATTTGAGGTGTCTTCATGTCAATAACACCAATGTAAGATGAGTTTACTTTGGTAAAAATACTTAGATCTAAACAAATCCCTACTCCTAAATATAAACAACAAGCTAATTCTGAAATAAGTCTTATCTTTTTCCCATTTAGTCTTATGGCAATATGTTATCCTGATTTACCAATAAGTGTGTGCAGAGCTTTCTGAATCTCACCTGTACTATATCCAGTACCACTCCGGCCGACACCGTCCCAAAGCCAGCCAGGAGGAATGGCACCAGTATCTGTAGCGCCATGGCCAGGGGCGACTCTTTGGGAATGTTTCTGGCTAGCTGCTGCACATCTTCCTCGCTCTCCTCTTCGTCAGCTTCCTCTCCTGAAACACTACATTCAGGCAGCATGGGTTCAGTCTCCTCATATCTGCCCTCACCCGGGTCAGACAGGCTGATGGACGTTCGCCCGCCTCGGTCCGAGTGGCGCCGAGACTCACGGTGCAAGCCGTTCTTGAGGGACTCCGGTTTGGGCGTGCCAAGGTCTACCATGGCCAGTCGTTCCTCCTGTAGGGCAGTGTAACTGGAAGGTACCATGGTCTGAAGCATGGAGGGTATGGGTCTTAAAGAAAGAGAACTCCAGGCTCCCCCGGCCTGAGCCGCCAGACTAGGTCCCAGGGAGCTGAGCACAGCGCCCCCTATGGTTCGGAGGCTCATACTGTAGACTAAAGTTAGGTGGGCTCATGGCCCTCGGGAATTCGGGAAGAGCAGTGGATTACTAGAATAGACAGGTGTTCATAACTTTTTGAAGTTGTAGCACTGCAGCGACTGTAGGAAAGCATAAAGGGAAAAAGTTTGTTGTGCATAAGACTTAAATATCACTATCATTATGTGCCTGTCATCTGTGCTTAGTACACAGTCTATGCATCAATTACCTAAACATCAATTACTGAACACACACTTGGAGATGACACGTGCCACTTCCTTTAAATAGTAAATGTGTAATGGGTAAAGGTAGCAAACCCTGTTACACCAAATTAACTCTAGAAACTAACTCACTGTATCCAATAATCTCATCTGAAATAGGACATGACAGTAAACAATacatttaacaaaatgcaaaaacacaCCTGAGTGTTATAACGCATTATAAGTCAATAAGTAAGCAATATAAATACAATATAGAGAATGTAGGTGGACTTTGTAAATAAGAAGCATTGCATACATTTAGCAATGGTGGATGACCAACCTAACTAAAACTGAAGTAGGTAAACAAACACATTTCTCAAACACACCGttgcttaaaacaataaatgaTGATGACTAAAAGTCTTTAACCGAAAACAAAAGTATACATGCATCATTTGACTATATTATGTATGTGATGCCGTGGCAGAGAGGATTGTTTTAAAAAACTAACGTTAGATATACTAGTCTAAATATGCCAGATTGTGTAatgtttaaaaagtttataataaataatactcAATTGTGTCGTAAGGTTTAAGTAATTACCACATGATATATAttatgcattgaaataatctcGACACATTAAAGCATATTTTTCAGCTGCCctatcacacacacactttttaaACTTACTCATAATGTTTTCAAATAAAACTGATGTGTAATCTTATCTGTAAAAGATGTATCTGAGCTCTCTGGAGGATAAAATGATCGTATCGGAATGTATTTACCGAGAGATTCCTGGATGCGAGTTTGCTTCTTCCCTGAACGCGACACTGGCGCTATGACAGCAGCGGCGCGTCATCACTGCCGGGCACTGCGACAGCCAcgtacatttcaaaataaaggtCCGATAGCAAATCTTGCGTTTTAAAGTAGGCCTGCTTTTCATGTATGACGCAAAATAACTTAAGTACAAAtaacacataaataaataaataaataaatgcaggaATACATGCAATAGtaaatgaattaatacaaatgaTTTGGATTCTTTGCATGCAAGCTTTACAAACATACATAAAAAGCAAGTTTTAAGAAATTACATCTATATCATAAGGCACCATAAGCATCCTGTCATTTTTTGTTAATATGAAGATCAGTTGCAAAAATTCTTCTTCCTCCTGATACATAAATCCATATGGTCAGAAGTAAGTCGGTTTAAATATCTGGCAGTTCGGATTTTActctgaaaatattttttaaaagacaTCCTAAAAACCTTGGATGATCCACAAAACAAGACAATTAACTTACGAGACCACAAAATAAGTTACTAAGGTTTATATGAAATCAACAACATTGTTATGGttatggttattattattatttaagtagtaaataaaatattagaCATTTAAtataatagcataataatagCATCGTTTTTTATGCACATCCACGACTGTCGATGGCGCCAAACACGAGTGCAGCGTGACGGCGACTTGATCGTTGAACCCGGAAGTTACTGTATCGTGTAAATTCACATGTGGATTGTAGTGCATTTGTCTTGCGAGTGGCTAGTTATGGATCAGACACAAAACATTGTCAATAAAATCTCTTCTAAAGATTTGTTGACATGCGGCAACGGGAAAGGTAGTGTATATTATGTGTAAATAGTTGTTATTTCAGGCTTACACAAGTTTGTATAAAGcatcttttgtgtttgtgtttatagtCAACATGTTTGTTAGATAAAAACACGTTCCATTCGGGTTTGTTTTCAGGAATCCACGAGAAACTTCTATTGAAGTCTAAAAGTGCTCGTTTGGAGACTCAGAAGGTGCCCAGAAGTAATGGTATTTGTAACTTATTGTTTTTCTTGCCGTCATCTGTGCTGAACAAATCGGATTAAAACAGATTATCAGCTGTTTACAATGAAAACCATTACAGAATGTCTTTATCTAACTTTAGTTTATGTGGGTGGTTCATCTTCTCCAGATATCATCCCACCAACAGAACCCAGTGCGTTACCAGTAGAATCACACAGAGACCATTATAGTTTCCATTAAAACCAATACAATTTCTCTAATGGTTTCTGTTGTTTATTCAGCAGGCATGCTTTATATATATTAATGCATAACTGCTATAATATGTTGACAGAGACTATGCGTGTTGTGTTGTAGTGTTGGACAGACTACAGAGTTTCCTTCCCCAAATCGCCCAGGCAAATGAGACGTTAAGACAGCAGGCTGAACAGGCTCCTGATGGATGTTTTGACATTGAGAGTGTGGAGGATGCAGAGAAAATCATTGAAATGGTAAAGTCCTGTTTTGCCACACATAACATAAAGTGCTCAGCACCCCTTTTAAaagatttttctccatttgaTAGTAAATATGAGACAATTTTGCTTTTTATACAAAACATtctattatgttttattaaacatttatttgtattagCAAAAGAATGAAAGTCACCTGCCATCTTTAGGAtacaaaaaataacacatttaaatcaaatgagGTGATGCAAAAATTAATACATCCCAATAAATATGTTAGCAGGAAAAAACtcatataaaatgtttttaaaggataattccggtatttaacactttgagtctcatttctggtttgttttggatgaactacagtgatggacactgaaattttgacaatgggtcctgtcttgactttttgactcgtttagaagcgtctcttgactgcttgaGAATGGAAGTCAAGGACCATGCagaaacatgtcattaaaacaacacttaacgtttattttcaaaactgtgctactcaccgagttgTTCGTGGTGTTCAATTTTTTTATGACAATTAAGGTTAAGGTTCAATAACTTA
The Paramisgurnus dabryanus chromosome 1, PD_genome_1.1, whole genome shotgun sequence genome window above contains:
- the nopchap1 gene encoding NOP protein chaperone 1 isoform X2 → MWIVVHLSCEWLVMDQTQNIVNKISSKDLLTCGNGKGIHEKLLLKSKSARLETQKVPRMLDRLQSFLPQIAQANETLRQQAEQAPDGCFDIESVEDAEKIIEMDVALVELEDSNSSEEEVESSTSSEEDSSEEEVTAETFKLPGQRKRTANIQVLGKEGE
- the nopchap1 gene encoding NOP protein chaperone 1 isoform X1 produces the protein MWIVVHLSCEWLVMDQTQNIVNKISSKDLLTCGNGKGIHEKLLLKSKSARLETQKVPRSNVLDRLQSFLPQIAQANETLRQQAEQAPDGCFDIESVEDAEKIIEMDVALVELEDSNSSEEEVESSTSSEEDSSEEEVTAETFKLPGQRKRTANIQVLGKEGE